One window of the Cherax quadricarinatus isolate ZL_2023a chromosome 41, ASM3850222v1, whole genome shotgun sequence genome contains the following:
- the LOC128695792 gene encoding vitellogenin-like isoform X1, with protein MNISAALLVFAVITGVQGGPWTDGMTKCALECPATGFPKLSYLPGNTYLYNYSGKTQVQLKGVEDGITETDWSCRVELTWFTPCDMAIFMKNPVIDGVPDAARFLERNPLLVAVIDGRVQHVCSHPDDETWSINIKKGVASAFQNSLPSFSAISGMIITETDVVGKCPTRYEVESEGEKVTVKKKKNHRLCKERYPTPAKTQVPWLRGPLPLAVSESTCIQEIRNGLYFTITCEDMNVVRPSYGSYKHVEAKQESVFRYLSGTSEQFATDFTVPLDNMVRKSLLYDHESLKKDPSLVAQLDHIMSQICKKTKDAVERDVATLVTKAVHLLRRVPEEAVEQTLNKIRREHFCQGNRKLESIYLDIVAFVYDSGGVRVIVNELLNGQITGFRAVLYAAALYLQPRPCIHAIEALMPLFESSQSSNYITLAAASMVNNYCRHNSNCHDEEPVRSLAEALSNKLHYQCAPSSADEIREEALTTLKALGNMGVMAPNVVKSILKCLKTENISTRIRVAVVQAFRQANCNQPVTKQLMSIAVDPTETTEVRIASYIVAISCALDEDIKNIITKISKEKNTQVRAFILSHLHNIQQSNSPEKEKLRYYLSNIAIPRNFKTDIRKYSRNIDLSYFSQSLGIGAGLESNIIYAPGSFIPRSIDFNLSAALEGFSMNIGEVGVRFEGLEPVIEEVFGPDGYLHKASSVNFFEYLISIFKNNEGVNMMSLDRSTGKKISTEFSAISNFLNKIYDGAKMKVPRADIFARILGQDIYFVSLTSNLKDVIKQYVVNVLPSYLEEFIKQMMNLETESARTAQVSLDYIFPTIQGTPVKMKLKGIGVFGMTIVSKLNLSDLLNFKISNNTMKIIPSLSLQAKAFVGFDCFLGKLGLEMNSTGSSSTGVLLKIRDKNSREQELHLELPEKMELINIKSEVYLIKSIEGTPDTKVTPSSLRDIRVTHQSCVTSLEPMLGLEFCYELQVPDIFRSNVLPLGAPSIAKVYIQKAEASIKGYLINTVTQTMRGSKMLTAKIETIGSRTSRMVDVTLSCTKQEQTYLVSTTLESSSVSSGLWTTITNNEDQTDIEAFAKYRSRETEMTKGVKVHYKTVSSLAKEEYELKMHIGRNRDFYPASQILEGKFIKKFREPENSYDILLRTKNDFRNYFDFNFEVGINVLHTSSYVLLPTKIKKFEFHTGVGGWQVTSYMRHTRDSFLMAEYSSAFKLVRRHGDLISVEATHSIRSTDDPISTTLIARIGSDGYKASSDLLYGEYKMGLTMQAVRIHDNNKILHLDVFFSLMEEYKAKLELDIPEYIRAIKFESKIEVLGPYRYLFAAAFKHGTSVIMQVEGPLLVLITQAVVHLQAHIMVDALPSGLVRISTIIISARNKQQFSFELKNHRESLFDIDFNLGLESPQKTSIESKLYITEIIQHKLEIVIKNNIAYYNMNTVLLTNTSWARRVKSFVDVDMEHQRVTGELYWDSDRNSSKKVSCDATLVTSSSIPTQASVHGSVTYMGLTYSYKTEVNAASHCPLLCGMNIEVTTPTQAMFMVSASNEVHRQASDTRMNTLVHYKSLENKHYHLTSILDLKELDNQHSFQFESEIHFMSPEDENTTLKAEVETLITSQEQAAFLKLSLRTSVVEPSLVIDFEARNKVDSSSGRCMVGGSPPLTLFSWDMLLHQEGGIRSLNCGIDMTVVKDEVNLLFQLINSQRSPYINKFTRNGTYLLSYQEATPGSHSLLLQFPSRTMQAEAEYSSSEFTLRLYPKKHESESKYELTAIKNHFINDTQYNFTYEGRLNHPSFSKNMIFNIQHSGEHNVLRGKVELDVFPDPENMFIATLESFRPSPDSMKVVVHLTSALLKESPMVTIMAAYASHTVCFDVKFQKTPSSPELFQVLAKYDKIPTGDATLAFRVVSEEVAVVDIAGVATPDDPECDGFIVKAVTHNFPLGSYDIHAKLCRPFFIELISSKRGGEIYLLKVGNQNWKTWEASLSVLATEESDETRIMIGRFLLASPMMITADIGLNPNYGQVKLAVFEELDNVLNWCTLWVKKLYHDVVADLHDGSTSPRHRLLVLVQETKKELVLIYRDLVSDDLAPGTDLVGALLGGAWTQAVWQAYLLVFMEVAQLQHYCEAVLSKLIDDIYSECYHAIQLTTQVLVKAARCVESGEVPEAVHHLVEHMQETSLFRMLKTEVETLVERYPEEYDAIQQGVDKVKHTLQHDLDEIRVKFISTVTVSKYLTWINKYLDLEGGITDLRNEIIRIFIKNLLIKVNIHDGHLQANIPLPYPTFSISQAAEALSSNPLKSLDKIVSWPFYAFPVNINNCIWAYYTLLPRHKTDLLPPYNRTAMVVSDTEILTFDGALLRAPRSPCQVVLAVYANNKLTMAHPQPAAPAHITFSTGSTTVSIKPDFSVNINGQEMSRQRTTAGEVTVHKTSREVNIILPFMTVRVFRQERVVSVDVSGWIFSHIAGLLGTYDGEIGNDWFTPSGTNASSLQELVSSWQEDKQCRTPTISPFNYKSITVRKVVKCQALLGVRSRCSFVVHPESFVKMCHAARQPCDVAQAYHIICSNKGVNRLFSYIC; from the exons GGGCGTCGCCTCAGCCTTCCAGAACTCACTCCCATCTTTTTCCGCCATTTCAGGAATGATTATTACTgag ACAGACGTAGTAGGAAAATGCCCAACGCGATATGAAGTAGAAAGTGAAGGAGAGAAAGTTActgtgaagaagaagaagaatcatCGGCTCTGCAAGGAACGTTACCCCACCCCTGCTAAGACCCAAGTGCCCTGGCTCAGAGGTCCTTTGCCACTGGCAGTGTCTGAGTCTACGTGCATACAAGAAATTAGGAATGGACTCTACTTCACCATCACTTGTGAGGATATGAACGTGGTCCGACCTAGTTATGGTAGCTATAAACATGTCGAAGCCAAACAGGAGTCTGTCTTCAGATATCTCTCAGGAACCAGCGAGCAGTTTGCTACCGATTTTACAGTACCTCTAGATAATATGGTCCGCAAGAGCCTCTTGTATGATCATGAATCACTCAAGAAAGACCCGTCCTTAGTAGCCCAGTTGGATCATATTATGAGCCAGATTTGTAAGAAAACAAAAGATGCTGTTGAACGTGATGTTGCTACTCTGGTGACTAAGGCTGTGCATCTCCTACGTCGTGTGCCTGAAGAGGCTGTGGAacaaactttaaataaaattagaaGAGAACATTTTTGTCAAGGTAATAGGAAACTCGAGAGCATCTATTTAGATATTGTTGCATTCGTTTACGACTCTGGTGGTGTAAGAGTTATTGTGAATGAGCTTCTGAATGGACAAATTACAGGATTTCGTGCTGTCCTCTATGCTGCGGCTCTCTACCTCCAGCCTCGTCCATGTATCCATGCTATAGAGGCTTTGATGCCTCTGTTTGAATCTTCCCAATCTTCTAACTATATTACCTTAGCTGCTGCTTCCATGGTGAACAATTATTGTCGTCACaatagtaactgtcatgatgAAGAACCAGTTAGGAGTCTGGCTGAAGCCTTAAGTAATAAGCTTCACTACCAGTGTGCTCCCTCTAGCGCAGATGAGATTCGGGAGGAAGCATTAACAACTCTCAAGGCTCTAGGGAACATGGGTGTGATGGCACCAAATGTAGTTAAATCAATTTTGAAGTGCTTGAAGACGGAGAACATCAGTACCAGGATCCGAGTTGCAGTTGTTCAAGCCTTCAGGCAGGCAAATTGCAACCAGCCC GTGACCAAGCAGCTCATGAGTATAGCAGTTGATCCCACTGAGACTACTGAAGTTCGTATTGCATCTTACATCGTAGCAATTTCCTGCGCACTAGATGAGGATATTAAGAACATTATTACGAAGATATCTAAGGAGAAAAACACTCAAG TTCGTGCATTTATCCTGAGTCATCTGCACAATATTCAACAGTCCAATTCTCCTGAAAAAGAGAAACTGAGATACTATTTGTCAAATATCGCCATTCCCAGAAATTTTAAGACAGACATCAGAAAATATTCTCGCAACATAGATCTGTCTTACTTCTCCCAGTCTTTGGGCATTGGCGCTGGTTTAGAGTCCAACATCATCTACGCCCCGGGATCCTTTATCCCTCGCTCCATTGACTTCAACCTCTCTGCTGCCTTAGAAGGATTCTCAATGAACATTGGCGAAGTTGGCGTTCGATTTGAAGGTTTAGAACCAGTCATTGAGGAAGTGTTTGGTCCCGATGGTTACTTACATAAGGCTTCTAGCGTGAACTTTTTTGAATATTTAATTTCAATATTCAAAAATAATGAGGGCGTAAACATGATGTCCCTGGATCGCTCTACTGGAAAGAAAATATCAACTGAATTTTCTGCGATATCAAACTTTTTAAACAAGATATATGATGGAGCTAAGATGAAAGTTCCTAGAGCTGATATATTTGCACGTATTCTGGGACAAGACATATATTTTGTTTCTTTAACGTCAAACCTTAAAGATGTTATAAAACAATATGTGGTAAATGTTCTTCCCTCATATCTTGAAGAATTTATTAAACAAATGATGAACCTTGAGACTGAGTCTGCTCGCACAGCTCAGGTTTCACTAGACTACATTTTCCCTACCATCCAAGGTACACCTGTCAAGATGAAATTAAAGGGAATTGGAGTGTTTGGAATGACTATAGTGTCTAAACTTAATTTATCCGACTTATTAAACTTCAAAATTTCTAACAACACAATGAAGATCATTCCAAGCTTATCTTTGCAAGCAAAGGCTTTTGTTGGATTTGATTGTTTTCTTGGAAAACTTGGCCTCGAGATGAACAGTACAGGTTCAAGCAGCACTGGTGTTTTACTTAAAATTAGAGATAAGAACAGTAGAGAGCAGGAGCTTCACTTAGAACTCCCAGAGAAAATGGAACTAATTAATATAAAGAGTGAGGTATATTTAATAAAAAGTATCGAAGGTACACCAGACACCAAGGTGACACCATCCTCATTGCGAGACATTAGAGTGACACATCAGTCATGTGTTACCAGTCTTGAACCCATGTTGGGTCTCGAGTTCTGTTATGAACTGCAAGTACCTGATATCTTTCGCAGTAATGTCCTACCTCTAGGTGCACCGTCTATTGCCAAGGTGTATATTCAGAAGGCTGAAGCTTCCATAAAAGGATACCTCATAAATACTGTCACTCAAACTATGAGAGGTAGTAAAATGTTGACTGCAAAAATTGAAACAATAGGGTCCAGGACATCAAGGATGGTTGATGTAACACTCTCTTGCACTAAGCAAGAGCAGACCTACTTAGTCTCTACCACGCTTGAGTCTTCCTCTGTCAGCAGCGGCTTATGGACCACCATTACCAACAACGAAGATCAAACAGACATCGAAGCTTTTGCAAAATACAGATCGAGAGAAACCGAGATGACCAAGGGGGTGAAAGTACATTATAAAACAGTGTCATCGTTGGCTAAGGAGGAATATGAATTGAAAATGCATATCGGAAGAAACAGGGATTTTTATCCTGCATCACAGATTCTGGAGGGCAAGTTCATAAAAAAGTTCAGAGAGCCTGAAAATTCATATGATATTTTACTAAGAACGAAGAATGACTTCAGGAATTACTTTGATTTTAATTTTGAGG TTGGAATTAATGTGCTGCACACCTCCTCATATGTTCTGCTGCCAACGAAGATTAAGAAGTTCGAATTTCACACCGGTGTTGGAGGCTGGCAAGTCACCTCCTACATGCGCCATACAAGAGACTCATTCCTCATGGCTGAGTATTCATCTGCTTTTAAGTTAGTACGAAGACATGGCGACTTAATATCTGTTGAAGCCACCCACTCAATACGGAGCACTGATGACCCCATCAGCACTACGCTTATTG CCAGAATTGGTAGTGATGGATATAAAGCTTCTAGTGACTTATTATATGGTGAGTACAAAATGGGCTTGACTATGCAGGCTGTGCGCATCCACGACAACAACAAAATCCTTCATTTGGACGTCTTTTTCAGCCTTATGGAAGAATACAAAGCCAAACTGGAG TTAGATATTCCGGAATACATAAGAGCCATCAAATTTGAGAGCAAGATCGAAGTGCTAGGACCATATCGTTATTTGTTCGCGGCTGCGTTCAAGCACGGTACCTCAGTTATTATGCAGGTAGAGGGTCCACTACTAGtcttgatcacccaggctgttgtgCACCTCCAAGCTCATATTATGGTTGATGCTCTCCCCAGTGGACTTGTCAGAATTTCCACAATCATTATCTCTGCCAGAAATAAGCAACAATTTTCCTTCGAATTAAAGAACCATCGTGAATCGCTATTCGATATAGACTTTAATCTAGGTCTCGAGTCACCTCAAAAGACATCCATTGAATCTAAATTATACATAACGGAAATAATTCAACATAAGCTCGAAATAGTCATAAAGAATAATATTGCTTATTATAATATGAATACGGTATTGTTGACAAATACTTCATGGGCTCGACGAGTGAAGAGTTTTGTTGACGTTGACATGGAGCACCAGCGAGTGACTGGTGAGTTATACTGGGACAGTGATCGCAACTCGAGCAAGAAGGTGAGCTGCGACGCCACGCTAGTCACAAGCTCCTCCATTCCCACACAAGCCTCAGTCCA TGGAAGCGTAACCTACATGGGATTGACTTACAGTTATAAGACTGAAGTAAATGCAGCCAGCCACTGCCCCTTATTATGTGGAATGAACATCGAGGTAACTACACCAACTCAGGCAATGTTCATGGTAAGCGCAAGTAACGAAGTTCATCGTCAAGCCTCTGACACGAGGATGAACACCCTCGTTCACTACAAGAGCTTGGAGAATAAACACTACCACTTGACCAGTATCTTAGATTTGAAAGAGCTTGATAATCAACACAGTTTTCAGTTTGAGTCTGAGATACATTTCATGTCACCAGAAGATGAGAACACGACTCTTAAAGCAGAGGTTGAAACACTCATTACATCCCAGGAGCAAGCTGCTTTCTTAAAg TTAAGTCTCAGGACGTCAGTAGTGGAGCCGTCTCTGGTTATTGATTTTGAAGCGAGAAACAAAGTGGATTCCTCCAGTGGCAggtgtatggtgggagggagtccACCTCTTACCCTCTTCAGCTGGGACATGTTACTGCACCAGGAAGGCGGAATTAGATCTCTGAATTGTGGAATTGATATGACAGTTGTTAAGGATGAAGTGAATCTACTCTTTCAATTAATTAATTCTCAAAGATCCCCGTACATAAATAAGTTCACTAGAAATGGTACCTACCTCTTGAGTTACCAAGAAGCTACACCAGGAAGCCACTCTCTCCTTCTTCAATTTCCCTCCCGCACAATGCAGGCTGAAGCAGAATACTCTTCTTCGGAGTTCACTCTAAGGTTGTACCCTAAAAAGCATGAAAGCGAGTCCAAATATGAGCTCACGGCCATAAAGAATCACTTCATTAATGATACGCAATACAACTTCACATATGAAGGTCGTCTCAATCATCCTAGCTTCAGTAAAAACATGATATTTAATATTCAGCACAGTGGTGAGCACAACGTTCTTCGGGGCAAGGTTGAGCTGGATGTATTCCCCGACCCAGAAAACATGTTTATAGCTACTCTCGAGTCATTCAGACCATCACCAGACAGTATGAAGGTCGTGGTTCACTTAACATCAGCC TTACTGAAGGAGAGTCCCATGGTCACTATAATGGCAGCTTATGCTTCGCATACAGTTTGCTTTGATGTGAAGTTCCAGAAGACTCCCTCGTCGCCAGAATTATTCCAAGTTTTGGCTAAATACGATAAAATACCTACCGGAGATGCAACACTGGCTTTCCGTGTGGTGAGCGAGGAAGTTGCAGTGGTAGATATCGCTGGTGTGGCGACGCCAGATGATCCTGAGTGTGACGGCTTCATTGTCAAGGCTGTGACTCACAATTTTCCACTCGGAAGTTATGACATTCACGCCAAACTCTGTAGACCATTCTTCATCGAGTTAATTTCCAGCAAACGAGGCGGCGAGATTTACCTCCTCAAGGTTGGAAACCAGAATTGGAAGACCTGGGAAGCGAGCCTATCTGTGCTTGCAACCGAGGAGTCTGATGAAACCAGGATCATGATAGGGCGCTTCTTGCTAGCTTCACCCATGATGATAACTGCTGACATTGGCTTGAATCCCAATTACGGCCAAGTAAAG TTAGCAGTGTTCGAGGAGCTGGATAACGTATTAAACTGGTGCACACTGTGGGTGAAGAAGCTTTACCATGACGTTGTAGCAGATCTCCACGATGGCAGCACCTCCCCGAGGCACCGTTTACTCGTGCTTGTGCAGGAAACTAAGAAGGAATTGGTTCTCATTTACCGTGACCTGGTGAGTGATGATCTAGCTCCTGGCACTGACCTGGTGGGTGCGCTGCTGGGTGGTGCCTGGACACAGGCCGTGTGGCAGGCTTACCTGCTGGTGTTCATGGAGGTGGCCCAGCTGCAGCACTACTGCGAGGCTGTTCTCTCTAAGCTGATCGACGACATATACTCTGAGTGCTACCACGCTATTCAGTTgacaacacaag TTTTGGTGAAGGCTGCACGTTGTGTGGAGTCTGGTGAGGTGCCAGAGGCCGTGCATCACCTAGTGGAACACATGCAAGAGACTAGCCTCTTCCGGATGCTCAAAACTGAAGTAGAGACCTTAGTTGAGCGATACCCGGAGGAGTATGATGCCATTCAGCAGGGGGTGGACAAGGTGAAGCATACCCTCCAGCATGATCTTGACGAAATTCGCGTAAAATTCATCAGCACTGTAACTGTCAGCAAATACTTAACGTGGATAAATAAATATCTTGATTTG GAAGGAGGAATTACTGATTTAAGGAACGAAATTATTCGAATCTTTATCAAAAACCTTTTAATTAAGGTCAACATTCATGATGGTCATTTGCAGGCGAATATTCCTCTGCCTTATCCAACATTTTCAATCAGTCAAGCAGCAGAAGCATTGTCATCAAATCCCCTGAAAAGTCTTGATAAAATAGTGTCATGGCCATTCTATGCCTTTCCTGTAAACATAAATAATTGTATCTGGGCATACTACACGTTGCTGCCCCGCCACAAGACAGACTTGCTGCCTCCTTACAACCGCACAGCCATGGTTGTCAGTGACACAGAGATTCTTACTTTTGATGGCGCTCTGCTTCGTGCACCTCGTTCACCGTGCCAGGTTGTCTTGGCTGTATATGCCAACAACAAGCTTACCATGGCCCATCCACAACCCGCAGCCCCAGCACATATCACCTTCTCTACTGGCTCCACTACCGTGTCTATTAAGCCAGACTTCAGTGTTAACATCAACGGGCAAGAGATGAGCAGACAGCGAACAACTGCAGGTGAAGTCACTGTTCACAAGACCTCCCGAGAAGTCAATATAATTTTACCTTTCATGACAGTCCGAGTATTCCGCCAAGAACGTGTGGTATCCGTGGACGTGTCTGGCTGGATCTTCAGTCACATTGCAGGTCTTCTAGGGACTTATGATGGTGAAATTGGTAATGACTGGTTTACACCATCGGGAACGAATGCTTCCAGCCTTCAGGAGCTGGTGTCATCTTGGCAAGAGGACAAGCAGTGCCGAACACCTACCATCTCTCCCTTCAACTATAAGAGTATCACAGTAAGAAAAGTTGTGAAGTGTCAGGCACTTCTGGGAGTTCGCTCCAGATGCTCCTTTGTGGTTCATCCAGAATCCTTCGTTAAAATGTGCCACGCCGCCCGTCAGCCCTGTGACGTTGCCCAAGCCTACCACATCATCTGCTCTAACAAGGGTGTGAATAGACTGTTTTCATATATTTGCTAG